The window GGGGTGGACATGAGAAGGCAATGAAGAAAAGTGCAACGGAAATGCACGCCATTGTTGCAGAGTGGGTTGAAGAGCATAAGCAGAGGAGAGCAAAAGGTAATGCAAAAGGAGAACAGGACTTCATAGATGCGATGCTTTCTGTGCTTGATGGTGCAGACCTTGGCAGTTTTGATGCTGATACGATCGTCAAGGCCACAAGCTTAGTAAGTATATATAATTCATTAATTTGCAGGCAAATAATTAACCATAAAGGGCTGGAGTTATACACTTAACAcatcaagaattttttttagtttcaatACTTAATTAAGCTAATTGCATGAtctataaaaagaaaatgaaaacataagacaataattttttttttgttttttttttttttttgaaaacatgtgaTTTCCAATTTTAGGTATGACTCATGCAACATATTTGAGTGCTCACCAATAGGTGATggtagagagatttttttttttttttaaatgtctcTGCAGACTACATAATATGACGGTTGATAATTATGTTATTTCTTTAAATCTTTAAAAATGGAATCCAACCATCAACCATCACATTCTTTAATTTACAAGAtgtgatttaaaaaatagtctctttagcattttcGCCACCTAAAGAACGTATAGATATTAAGTACAGATATCCCCTAATCAATCAAGCAAATATTTTTTTGGCAGAATGTTATTGCAGGAGGTGGCGATACCACCATGGTGACATTGACGTGGGCAATATCGTTATTGCTGAACAACCCTCACGTTATGAAAAAAGCCCTAAACGAACTAGACACCAAAATCGGCAGACAAAAAGTTGTGAGTGAGGAAGATTTAAGCAACTTGGTCTACATCCAAGCTATTGTGAAGGAGACGTTACGTTTATACCCAGTGGGACCATTATCAGGGCCGCGTGTATTCAATGAAGATTGCATCATTGCTGGCTACCCTATCCGAAAGGGTACCCGATTCCTCCCAAACCTCTGGAAGATCCAAATTGACCCGAAATTTTGGCCAGAGCCACTCGAGTTCAAGCCAGAGAGATTTCTTACCACGCACAAGGATGTTGATCTGAAGGGTCAGCATTTTCAGTTTATTCCTTTTGGAAGTGGTAGAAGATCATGCCCTGGTTTGGCATTTGGCCTTCAAATGGTGCAATTTACATTGGCTAGTTTTCTACATGCGTTTGAAATCTCAAACCCGTCAAGTGCCCCAGTTGATATGACGGAGAGTTTTGGAATGACCAACGTTAAGGCAACTCCACTTAATGTTCTCATCAAACCTCGCTTATCTTCTGAACTTTATGGATAAAAGAaggaaatataaaatattatgtgtgTGGTATGAATAAGAGGTTTTCattgttattaattttatataattatatgtatatCTCTATAGTCCTGAGACCAATTAAAACAACTGCCAATGTAAGATACAAAACCTAGCAATAAATCGTGTTTGAAAATGGGCATATATTGACTTTCCCGTGTAATACTAGCAATAAAATgttgggagttttaatgaaaaggacATGTTACtatttattcttaatcaaaatgacatttTGTGTATGAAAAGTTCATAATGGATCaaacttttttctttatttactcttatgtcattattttattattgtagtaGGGTCTTGTTGACATTTCTGTctagaaatacattattttacATGATTCTATTCAACTTATGCTAATGTGCTACCAACTCTTCATGCTTCCATCATGTTGTCGATGTTATGCAGCCCTTCTTCTGTCAAATTGTTATAGTATTGTTCATCACCTTTTACTAGCTCCgcatctctttctctatcttctTTCACCTTGTAATACATATCTTCTGtttctctttttaaattttgaagctTCCAGTATGGCTGATGACGGGCTTTTGACTTGCTGTAAatatacatttcttcttcttctgctactaatatcatatcatacctaaaatcttcaaactcatctaaggTAAACATTTGgatcctttgaaattttaaaatatttttgtagatTGGGGATAGTCTAAATGACTCTTTATTAATCATAGCTATATGCCTAATTTTCTCCTTATGCATATGTACATACCAATCTGGAGggttattaataaaatttatgcAAATTTTTTTCCACTTTTCTAGATAATCTTCTGTTACTTTATAAGTTTTTCAGGAAATGATTCTAGTTGGGAGATATggttaatgaatattttattaaGATAGCCAAACTCTAATAGTAAGGCAGGGGTAACTTCTACCACATTATACTTTTTCTGATGTTCATAACTAAAATATCATGGTCTAAAATCTCTCATGTTAATCCTGGCCACAGCTATACTAACTCTTATTTACAAATACAATTCTTTGTACTATCACAAAGACATGGTAAATACATCTTTGTAATAATATCTATCCTTGGTTTTGAATCAAAGATGTACTGATACAAAGCACATTATAATTGTAATTATAACTCTTTCATAGACTGTGATGCTTTGCTCAagatttcattttgcatatctggtggcattattcttaattttgcttttgaaatttcttctaataGTATATCATCTATTATTAAGTCTAAAAATATATTCCTAAGAAAACTTTCATacctttcttgtttttctttgtcactCAGATGTTGATGCTGCTCCATTTCAATGTCTCCATTTCAATCTTAATCTCTTCTATGGGCTCATTAGCCTCTTGTTCTATGGGTTCAATaacctctttttctttattcttatatTGATCAGTTTCCAAACctattttcaattctctttttaGGGTGTCATTTGCCTTCTGCTGTATTCTAAGATATTAAAGTTCTTGGTTCATTATGGTAAACTTACTACGTAATGACACATAGTCTCTAGAAATGACTTGAAGGTTGTGCTCAAGATAATGAATATGATGTTGGCTTTGATGGAtactgaaattaaaactatCAAACTCTTACTCCAAggctttaattaatttttcatgacCTAACCTCATGTTTGGCTGTTTGATTTGGATATTTCAAAAATTATCTAGGAGAACATGCTGCCTATCAGAAAGCCCTGGTATTCTTGACCTATATCTCAGAGTTGGATTTCTGATTCCTTCTACAACATTGCCATTAAAGCTGAAAGTTGGTACTGGTGGTGATGCTGGTCTGCTTATACTATTTTGGAATCCATTGAATGGTGGAGGTCCATGGTGCATCATTATGCTATTGAAATGTGCTCTTCTGCCTTGTGGTCTTGTGCTATTTGAGGTTAATGGTCCACGATATTTCATTCATGTTCAACAAATTAATCTTGATAAGATATCAGCTAATGTATTGTCATTACCTTTTATATGttcaaaaattggtttaaaaccatttcctgtaattgaatcaacaaaattaacccATCTTCGGGCTGCCTATTTATTAGCATGTATTTTGTTATAATaagaaactatattttgacaatATGTTCTAATCGTAAATACttcattatgtaaaaataaagaaaatgtttCAAGTGAattaattattcctaaaatttctAAATCCGTTAATGGTATCTTGACTGTAcatcactaattttttttgatGAATATCTACAAACTTGTTCGTCAGACTTTGGTGACTCCTTATGCTTTTTCTGGTATAGTATATATGCTCATCCTGATGATGAAGCATCTGTTTCAACTATTTTGTAACTTTCATCTAATGGTAATGTTAATGACTTAAGTTTAGTaatttcttcctttattttttgaattaatttgaTATCTTCACTATTAAAATACTTTTGTCCAGTTTTACTGGTTTTACTATGTAATACTGctatttttcttcccaaatcagGGATAAAATTTCTTGCATAATTTAACAATCCTAAAAATGCTTGTAATTGTTTGTTGTCTTCTAGTTTATCTTGAAATTCTAAAACCTTTTTAGCTATATGAtcttgtaattgtattgtaTCTAACTTAATATACATTCCTAAAAATTttatatcttacttctctaatGCTATTGTATTTTTGCTAATCACAATTCCATTATTGATAAATTCTTGTAAAAATATCTCTAAATGTTTCCTatgttcatttctatttttactTTGTACTAAGATATCGTCTACATAACCACTAGAAAaattatcatatttcttgaaaattggatccatctttctttgaaagATCGATGGAGCATTTTTAAGACCAAATGGCATAACAAGCCACTCAAAATATCCttctggacaagtaaaagttgtCCACTCAATTGATTCTTAATTGTATTTGCCCAAATCCTGATTTACaatcaaatttactaaaatatttactttcttgaattttatttataagttcaTCCTTATTTGGTAACTTATAACTATCTTCAAATGTATTATCATTTAATCTCTTGTAATTTTAAACTATTCTAACATTACCTCTCTTTAGTTTCGAATGTTTTCTCACTATAAATGTTGTTGATCTATGTCTAGACTTAGAGGgtctaattacttttaaatttaacaactcTTTTATTTGATGCTCAAACTCTTGTTTATCTACTAAACTACAAGGCATATCAGCTGTCTTTATGgttaaatctggattaattatatctaattttgttagtattttatttttattcaaatatAACTATGGGTCTTCTCCTATAATGCCTAGTTTGTTCTGCTAATTGTAATAATTCTTCTAAACTCTTTGTTCTATCTAACTGTAATATTTCTATATGGTTTCCTTCTTCTAAAATCGGATATCcatgttcaaatatttcttcatcaaacgcttctatattattatactcatcattttcttttgaattttctaaataatAACCATATTGGCTACTAAACTCTTCCATACTTATACTTTTGTATGTTTTTTCAGTATTACTTTGATCAGTTATTGTAATGcatcttttgaaaaatgttatgttaggattaataaataaaaaaatcttgtaagcttttcaaaaagtttaaacctaaaataaatgggtatgATCCTActggtgaaataaatgttagtggtaaattaaattcttatttttcaactttaatagtgtaacatcccacattgccctgGGAAGtgaatcttgtaagccttatatgtatatttttatctctacctagcacgacgccttttgggagctcactggctttgggttccatgggaactccgaagttaagcgagtagcgcgcgagagctctcccatgatgggtgacccactgggaaattctcgtgtgagttcccagaaacaaaaccgtaagggcgtggtcggggtccaaagcggacaatattgtgctatagcagagtcgagcccgggatgtggtggagcccgggtcgggatgtgacaatttggtatcagagccaatccctggccggaaatgtgccgacgaggacgtcaggcctcTAAGCatgtggattgtaagatcccatatagcccaggggagtggaccctgtaagccttatatgtatattctcatttctaCTTAGCACgtgaccttttgggagctcactggctttgggttccatgggaacttcaacttaagcgagtagcgcacgagagcactcccatgatgggtgacctattgggaagttctcgtgtgagttcccagaaacaaaaccgtgaaggcgtggtcggggcccaaagcgaacaatattgtgctacggcagAGTCGAGCCggggatgtggtggagcccgagtcgggatgtgacaaatagaCTCATTATTAATGCAATGTGTTAAGTAAACCGGTCTCTCATGTGTTATTCTTACTATTTTTGCCAACTTTTGTCTATATGTTTCTGGTACTAACTCTTCTCTTATGACACTCTTTGTACTCCATGTAACTATCATAGCTGTTATTTGTATCTTATATTCTTTTGCTAATTCTATTTCACACTTTATGGTAATTAAAGAACTATTTTTTGACTTTTCTATACTATGAAAAGTATTTTCTAATATTTCAGTATTTTTTTGTGATTCTGCTGAATTAACTTCTAATAACCTATTACTATAACACTTTTCACATAATATTGAATATGTATTATAGTATTTATTTGCAACTAATTTACTACACTTATAACATTTTTCTGGCCAACctaaattaatgtatttatattcTTCTTCATGTTGTTTTTTTATGAATGTACACATATACTATTCTAGATCACTATTTGTGCTACTTGAATTTTTCGAGTCTGAATCTATCATATTTATACTTTCTATACCATAAATACTCTCATTATCACTTAAATCATATAAGTTGTACATTGCTTGTATATCCTTATCTTCTTCTAATTTAAACAACTTCATTAAATGTACTTTTTCTCTCGGTTGTTTACCTAATTTTGGATATTTAGGTCTAATGTGTCCAACTTCTCCACATGAATAACATTTACAGCTACTTTTATCTTTCggtgctttatattttctaatccaaGGTCTGCTACTTCTTTTTCTAAATTGTTTTggaatatattttctcttcctatatgtgacatcccacatcgcccaggggagtgatcattatatgtatattcttatctctatctagcacgaggccttttggaagtcactggcttcggattccgtaggaactccaaagttaagcgagaagggggctagagtaatcccatgatgggtgacccactgggaagttgctcatgagttcccaaaaacaaaaccgtgagggaatggtaagcccaaagcagataaaatagtgctacggtgatggagcgggGCTGGGAAGTGATCTGTCCCGGGCTGGGAAGTGATCTGTCCCgtgctgggatgtgacaatttggtatcaaagcctaaccttggccgcgtgtgtgccgacgaggacttcaggcccctaagggggtggattgtgacatcccacatcgtccatggagtgatccttaaatgtatattttcatctctacctagcacgaggccttttgggagctcactggtttcgggttccattggaactccaaagttaagcgagtagcgcgcgaaaacattcccaggatgggtggcccatcgggaagttcttgtgtgagttcccagaaacaaaaccgtgagggtgtgttgGGGGcgcaaaacggacaatatcgtgctacagtggagtcgggcccgggaagtggccCGGgcagtgatccttatatgtatattcctatctctacctagcacgaggctttttgggagctcagtggcttcgggttccattggaactccgaagttaagcgagtagcgcgcgagagcattcccaggatggatgacccatcgagaagttctcgtatgagtccccagaaacaaaaccgtgagggtgtgctgggggtccaaaatggacaatatcgtgctacagtggagtcgggcccgggaagtggtcctgccggggtcgggatgtgacaatttggtatcagagcctaactctGGCCGTGTGTGTGCCGAtgaagacgtcgggcccctaaggggggtggattgtgacatcccacatcgccctgGGGAATGATCTTTacatgtatattcccatctctatctagcacaaggccttttgggagctcactggcttagGGTTCCATTAGAACTTCGAAGTttagcgagtagcgcgcgagagcattcccaggatgggtgacccatcgggaagttctcgtgtgagttcccagaaacaaaaccgtgagggtgtgctaggggcccaaagcggataatatcatgctacagtggagtcgagcctaggAAATGGGCCCtcccggggcgggatgtgacactatATGTTCTTGAAGGTCTTATGTTGACATTCTTATGCTGTTTATAGGGTTTATATGacctatattttttttgtatattttcttatgaCAACCATATAGTTGTGATAAATCTATATTTTTACAACTCATGTAAAATTGTTTCCTAATCTGTCTCTTAGCTTTTATTTGGCTGcaattgtaagatcccacatcgcccgtgagggcgtggtctttgggccttatatatccatgcccagagctttaacttcagagaggccttttgtgggctacggtccacaagaacaaaaccgtgcggtagctgggtggctgcgacctagtccaggcccagaatgccaaagcggataatatccgagaggttggaggctgggatgtgacaatttggtatcagagccagactcacggtcgtggtgtgccgacgaggacgtcgggctccctaaggggggtggattgtaagatcccacatcgcccgtgagggcgtggtctttgggccttatatatccatgcccagagctttaacttcagagaggccttttgtgggctacggtccacaagaacaaaaccgtgcggtagctgggtggctgcgacctagtccaggcccagaatgccaaagcggacaatatccgagaggttggaggctgggatgtgacaatttttttattgtaagatcccacatcgcccgtgagggcgtggtccttgggccttatatatccatgcccagagctttaacttcagagaggccttttgtgggctacggtccacaagaacaaaaccgtgcggtagctgggtggctgcgacctagtccaggcccagaatgccaaagcggacaatatccgagaggttggaggctgggatgtgacaatttggtatcagagccagactcacggtcgtggtgtgccgacgaggacgtcgggctccctaaggggggtggattgtaagatcccacatcgcccgtgagggcgtggtctttgggccttatatatccatacccagagctttaacttcagagaggccttttgtgggctacggtccacaagaacaaaaccgtgcggtagctgggtggctgcgacctagtccaggcccagaatgccaaagcggacaatatccgagaggttggaggctgggatgtgacagcaATCTTGTCTAAGTATATCATACGCATGTTGAATTATAGGTCGTAttgcaatatcatttttctttggatgcttttgcCATTCATTCCAAATCTTATCACCTattggtccttttatttttgtcatataagtATCTAATAAATTAGTATTTCTAATTCTACCTGTTCTTtctaaatatttaaagaaatttgTAGTATACTCTACTATATATtgtaaatcacaaatttgtaattgttctaaatttctaattgctcttatttgttcttgttcgCTTCTGTCATCTAACCTATTATGGTCTGAAAATTCTTGCTTAATCAACAAAACCATCAATAATAAAATGTGTTTTGGCTACCTAATGTTGTTCTGGATTTTGGACTTTCCATgactgaaaataataaaaaactcaagtatgctcaaaataatctaacatattttgtgaattactaaactctaatgacacaccccgaccgagatcggagcgtgctggccgtcacacaaaggtgacgtagccatgtgcacgtgcggaagctaataaagtagtaatataaaagttcgaataattaaaaactagcatacaaggtactaagcaagtgctagtaagtgagatacaatttcagagcaggtttATAGCAGCCCAAACAAAACGACAACAAAAGtgcgcccgaaggcgaccctacaatgtggagtgtctgtcagaacgccggaaagccctcaaggaaaaccaccgcaacggctaagcaactagaacctggaggggcgcaaaacaaaagcgtgagtgggcaaaaacaatgctctttgaaaaccatttaacaaaatacgttctaacccctcaccgtaaaacc of the Pyrus communis chromosome 1, drPyrComm1.1, whole genome shotgun sequence genome contains:
- the LOC137715195 gene encoding cytochrome P450 82A3-like; amino-acid sequence: MVVAKMDSLPYANSITAGLFTVIIVFYYLSRRWRAANHKGKLSPPEAKGGWPIIGHLPLFGGSTPPHITLGAMADKYGPIFTIRLGVHPSLVISSSEIAKECYTTQDLSILSRPKMVVLDHVSYDYAMFGFGPGGPFWREIRKLVTLELLSVRKVEQLKHIRVSEVATFLKELHELWSTKKRESSKDGVIVELKQWLGDMTLNVILTMVAGKRYSVAAAGDEKKEARKVQTALRELFDYLGMFLVGDAVPYLRWLDWGGHEKAMKKSATEMHAIVAEWVEEHKQRRAKGNAKGEQDFIDAMLSVLDGADLGSFDADTIVKATSLNVIAGGGDTTMVTLTWAISLLLNNPHVMKKALNELDTKIGRQKVVSEEDLSNLVYIQAIVKETLRLYPVGPLSGPRVFNEDCIIAGYPIRKGTRFLPNLWKIQIDPKFWPEPLEFKPERFLTTHKDVDLKGQHFQFIPFGSGRRSCPGLAFGLQMVQFTLASFLHAFEISNPSSAPVDMTESFGMTNVKATPLNVLIKPRLSSELYG